DNA sequence from the Dryobates pubescens isolate bDryPub1 chromosome 8, bDryPub1.pri, whole genome shotgun sequence genome:
gcacctccagatcctttctgtaataggggctccagaactggatgcaatactccaggtggggtctcaccagagtgcagtagaggggagaatcacctcccttgacctgctgggcatgcttttcttgatgcagcccaggatgtgattggccttctgggccacaaGTGCTCACTGGTGGCTCATATTGAGCTGTGAAGCTTCACCATCATCCAGTCATTCTGCAGATGAGCAATGTGCTAATGTGAAGAGCTTGCAATATTGAAGTTCTTGAAAGGACTCATCCCGTTTATCACTTCAAAAATAATTGTAGCAAACTCTAATGTGACAGCTTAATGTATAGGCACTTAGCTTTTAAAGAAGTTTGGTATGCTGCCAGAATGACTGTAAAGAGCAGTGTCCTGTTTCTTGTGGAGCCTCTATGTGATTTAAATGCATCTTGTGTTGGGACTGAGTGTTGCTGCCGGGTCTGTGTTGCGGGAAGGAGCTGTAATCTTTTGGTAGTGAAGTCCTTCCTTTTTCCTGCCACTTTAGCTGAGCAAAGCTCTTTGTGGGGGTCTGTGATATTATCCTGGTTTCTTGCTAGGACAGATGCCCTAATGCTCATATTACTAACTCTTTCAGATTGTTTAAAAATCCAGCAGCTGATTAAGAGCAATAGCTCATAAGGATTACATTTTAAGGCAATGTATTTGATGGCAGACAGAACTGTAATGCAGTTTCCTGCAGTTGTGGCAAGCCATCCAGCACTGAGTCTTTCTGGACAAAATCTCAGAGTAAATGGGCTCTTGTTACTATGACTGGAATGGCAGCTCACCCTTTATGGCTGATCAGTAAAATGTTTTACTGCTCAGGTAAAGATTATCACAGTTCTTAATAGGTGGTGAAGGCCAAATGAACAGTGTGTGTTTTAAAAGGCTCCTGTCTTGTGGCCCAACTCAATACATCAGCTTCCACTCCGGAGAAATGGGAAGTTATCTTTAGGAAGTAGCACAGGAAGAAGAAAGTTTTAGTGAATAAAGGCAAATGTTTTTTCAGACTACTGTTCAGCCCAGtgttttcttggtttggttGAACAAAACTTCCTATTTGCCATAGGGTTTTCAGCTGCCCAAACCACCAGAGCCGCCCTCAGTGGAAGTGGAATACTACACTATTGCAGAGTTCCAGTCCTGTATCTCTGATGGCATAAGTTTTCGTGGAGGACAAAAAGCAGAGGTGAGCCTTAAGAATGCAACTGGGAAAAACTGTAATATTTGGCTATTGCATGAGGATTGAATGAGGAGGGGTGGAAAGCAATTGACTGAGGTTTTTGTCTGAGGAACGTGTTCCTTGTCATCTCCTAGGTTATAGAAAAGAATTCTGGTGGATGGTGGTATGTGCAgattggagaaaaggaaggatggGCTCCAGCATCTTACATtgacaaaaggaaaaagccaAATTTGAACAGAAGAACCAGTACTCTAACCCGCCCAAAagttcctcccccagcacctcccagtaAGCCAAAAGACTCTGAAGAAGGAACAACTCCTGGAACAGTTTCTTCAGGAGATACCCAGGATTCTCCCCATAAGCTGAAATATGAAGAACCGGAGTATGATGTGCCTGCCTTTGGCTTTGACTCGGAGTGTGAAGTGAGTGAAAGTCATCATGAAGAGAGCACTCTTGAGAAACGActgttccagcccctcaagCCCTCCTCTGTGTCAACGCTTCAGAAAGCAAAGTTCAAAGTAGGAGAGTCTTCAGAAGATGTTGCTCATGAAGAGGAGACCATCTATGAGAACGAGGGATTCAGGCGTTACGTGGAAGAAGCTTTGTCCAATAAAGAATCCAGTGGAGACTCTGATTCTCAGAAAAGCTCCTCCCTCTCTTTGATCCGAAAGAATTCGCCGTGTTTGAGCTCTCCTAAGTCGCCACTTGTGAAGCTCAAGACAGAGAAAAATATCCAGCCAGATCTGGGAAAATGTCATTATTCCAGGAGCGAGGAGACAAAACCAAGGTCGGCTTCAGATGTTGGCTTACGTAGTATACCAAGAACAGGCATGAAGAAAGAACCTGGGCAGAGTCCTTCCATTAGAGCAAAGCCAATTGTTAGGCCCAAACCCTTCCTGAACAAAGCAGACTCTCAGAGCCAAGAAAAGATGGATATCAGCACTTTAAGGCGTCAGCTGAGGCCGACTGGGCAACTCAGAGGTGGGCTTAAAGGTTCAAGAAGTGAAGAGTCTGAGAGCCCTCCACGCACAGCTTCTGAGAATCAAGATGATCCTGTTAGGAGGGGCTCAGCTGATATCATTACAGCCCCTTCCCGTGGCATTTTCTGCTCCAGCCATCCAGCCAAAACTGAGCAAGAAAATGACTCCAGATGCTTCTATGTGACCACTGACTCATACCAAAAGGTACAGGATTCTGAAAtttgcttcccagcaggagtagaagtggaagtgctggagaagcAAGCCAGTGGATGGTGGTACCTGAAATACGGAGATGTGGAAGGCTGGGCTCCTTCCCATTATTTGGCTGTCCCTGATAACCAGCAAGAACCCACATCAGCTGAGACTGATGCCTCATTTGCCAGGaacaggaaaaatgaaaacaagtcAAACAGTTTAGAGAAGATAGAGAAGAGGGTTCAAGCTTTGAACACCATCAACCAGAGCAAACGCGCAACGCCGCCCATCCCAAGCAAACCTCCTGGCGGCTTTTCAAAGCCATCGggggcagtcaaaatgaggaATGGTGTGAGGCAACTTGCCGTCCGTCCGCAGTCAGTGTTTGTGTCTCCACCACCAAAGGAGAACAATCTGTCCTGCTCCTTGCGCAGAAATGAGTCTTTAACAGCTACAGATCACCTTAGGACCGTCCGTCGAAATTCCTCCTTCAGCAACGCGTGGTCACAGCCTGGTGATGTGAAGGGAAAGCAGCCTGAGCGGTCGGGTACGGAGGGCTCAGAGGCcacctccaacctccctacgcAGAGGAATGGTATTCCTGTGTCCACAGTCAGGCCAAAGCCCATTGAGAAATCCCAGTTCATCCACAACAACCTCAAGGACATCTATGTTTCCATTGCAGACTATGAGGGGGATGAGGAGACTGCAGGGTTTCAGGAAGGTGTCTGCATGGAGGTCCTTGAAAGGAACCCAAATGGCTGGTGGTACTGCCAAATTATGAGTGGTGTGAAGCCATTCAAAGGCTGGGTTCCCTCAAATTACCTGGAGAAAAAGAACTAATATTTGCAATATCTTTAACCTCCCTAATTTATACTGTTCCTGCTGTGTACatgtggaaacaaacaaacaaacaaacaacaaaaccacaaaaacaatTGCTACACAAAAAGACGTTTCCCTGTGCTCCAATTTGTACAAAGGGACAAAGGAGTCTATGCTGAGGACAAATCTGCCATGTTCTGGAGAGGTTTGTGGGCTTAATGTGTCACGAGAAGCAGCATAGTAAAATGCCTTTTTGTGAAGTTGTTAATAATCTTGTATGTGTAACAGGGTATAACATCCCACCTTTCCCATTATTGATAGGAAACCAAACGTGTGCCTTTTGTGAGAGAGAAATACACCTGCATCTACTTGGGGAGTTTCGTGCCAAACTCTGTTGTACAGTCTTGGCTCCCTTTCTTGTCATTCTTGTCCATACCTGGAATACCCAGGAGTTTTGGATGCATTTCTGCAACTCACAGTGAGAAGCAAAATGGGAGTTTCTGAAACACAGAGGGACTCTAATCCTTTGGAGAAGTTCACGTTTTTTTATACTGTGTTCAACAGTTGGTTGGTCAAGAGTCGGAGCCTTTTTCATCACAGAGAAATGTGGTTTCTGActtcagctgtgttttgttgttaCTGGTAACTCACCCGAAAAGGCAATCAGGTGGTATTGGTTGGGGGccttttgtttcctcttcttctgtcttgTTCTTCGAGTTGGGATTTCAGGTGTTCTAAGGCAGCAATGCCTACTGGTGCTTGTGAAAACAAAGCTACAAACCCCGTGCTGAAGCACATGGATTACTTTCTAGGCTCGGTGTTCAGTTCTGTGCCTGACTCCTGCCAGGTGATCCTGGTCGATCCTCTTCCCAGAGTTGGGTTTCTCAAAAATGTTACAATATCAAAATGTACAGAAGTCCCTTAAGACACTAAAGGCAAAGCTGTCAAACATGTTACTGAAACGGTTTTGCCATCTGGTCTGAATCCAGGTGTACTGACTGCTGGCAGGGCCCACCAAGGCATTAGTCAGAAACAGCAGTAACCTTCTGCAGCATCGCTGTTTACAACGTGGGGGGGAAGCCATCAAACTCAGTCTGCACATCCTTAATTTGTATATTTTGGGGGAATTGGTTTTCTGTGTTctattttttgtcttttctgtgcATTCTGGGtttacttctttttattttcttttttttttccccttccttttttatgtgtgtgtgtcctgTTTCACCAGATAACACTTAAAACTCAAGTTGGAGCCAAATGTGTGTTTCTGTTCCCACTTGAATCCAAAAAGTACATTTGTACTGGAAAAGTGTGCCTCTGGCACAGAGATTTAATATCAAAGCAATTAGGTTTACAATGCATCCAACCAGGAAGCTGCCTCTTCTAATTCCATTTCTGTTTGCCTTTCTTGACTCACGCTTGGAAATACGACACGCGGCAGGGGTAGCCTGgtaggaaaaggaggagaggtaTCCGTTGGAGTATGGAGTGATTCGTGAGGCAGCCAACTCTTGTACTGTAAACATCATTGGCTAGATCCCTACTGTACACAAggaagttgtggggtttttcaaaTGCCCTTGTTAGTCACTCCTTTAAGTTCCTTTAAATTGTAGGCAGCATTGTAAATCTGTTTGTAGGAGGAGGGGACAGACCATTTCACCTGCTGGGTTACACAAAATGATACACACCCTTTTCTCCAGCAGAGTTTTGTTCTGATTTGGCTTTGAAGGTTAAAGGTTATAAAGGCTTTAAAATTGCTGGGATCAAGGGGCTGAGTAAAATAGCACAACAATGTCATGTATCACTGGGGATGTGTCACTGCCACAAAAGAAAATTACACAATTTATACGTTGTTATTGTccgtctttttcttcttctttctcttctctttttcttttcttgtttgtttgtttgggggggtttggtttgttttggttttgttacaaTTTAGGGGTTTATTAATTTCCATGATaacactgagggagctgcttcTAGCTAACCTGACTGATATCGTTTTGATAGGTGAAACAGCATCCAGGTGCCACAACTGG
Encoded proteins:
- the SH3PXD2A gene encoding SH3 and PX domain-containing protein 2A isoform X3, encoding MPCSPHLLFKGGSVQDEPLSIWVEIWKSPILSPPFPALTMSICCCLFFRDYGSSKRKSGADASSEPMILEQYVVVSNYEKQENSEISLQAGEVVDVIEKNESGWWFVSTAEEQGWVPATYLESQNGTRDDSDINTSKLGEEEKYVTIQPYASQGKDEIGFEKGVTVEVIQKNLEGWWYIRYLGKEGWAPASYLRKAKDDLPSRKKNLTGPVEIIGNIMEISNLLNKKSSTDKETQAENDTAETHITKKEISLPILCNDSNGNAMMTPDKQASKLAQGSPAIARIAPQRAQISSPNLRTRPPPRRESSLGFQLPKPPEPPSVEVEYYTIAEFQSCISDGISFRGGQKAEVIEKNSGGWWYVQIGEKEGWAPASYIDKRKKPNLNRRTSTLTRPKVPPPAPPSKPKDSEEGTTPGTVSSGDTQDSPHKLKYEEPEYDVPAFGFDSECEVSESHHEESTLEKRLFQPLKPSSVSTLQKAKFKVGESSEDVAHEEETIYENEGFRRYVEEALSNKESSGDSDSQKSSSLSLIRKNSPCLSSPKSPLVKLKTEKNIQPDLGKCHYSRSEETKPRSASDVGLRSIPRTGMKKEPGQSPSIRAKPIVRPKPFLNKADSQSQEKMDISTLRRQLRPTGQLRGGLKGSRSEESESPPRTASENQDDPVRRGSADIITAPSRGIFCSSHPAKTEQENDSRCFYVTTDSYQKVQDSEICFPAGVEVEVLEKQASGWWYLKYGDVEGWAPSHYLAVPDNQQEPTSAETDASFARNRKNENKSNSLEKIEKRVQALNTINQSKRATPPIPSKPPGGFSKPSGAVKMRNGVRQLAVRPQSVFVSPPPKENNLSCSLRRNESLTATDHLRTVRRNSSFSNAWSQPGDVKGKQPERSGTEGSEATSNLPTQRNGIPVSTVRPKPIEKSQFIHNNLKDIYVSIADYEGDEETAGFQEGVCMEVLERNPNGWWYCQIMSGVKPFKGWVPSNYLEKKN
- the SH3PXD2A gene encoding SH3 and PX domain-containing protein 2A isoform X5, which produces MLSYSVLDANVVDVEKRRNPSKHYVYIINVTWSDLTSQVIYRRYSKFFDLQMQLLDKFPIEGGQKDPKQRIIPFLPGKILFRRSHVRDVAVKRLKPIDEYCRALVRLPPHISQCDEVFRFFEARPEDLNPPKEDYGSSKRKSVWMSSLSETPKKSVASGADASSEPMILEQYVVVSNYEKQENSEISLQAGEVVDVIEKNESGWWFVSTAEEQGWVPATYLESQNGTRDDSDINTSKLGEEEKYVTIQPYASQGKDEIGFEKGVTVEVIQKNLEGWWYIRYLGKEGWAPASYLRKAKDDLPSRKKNLTGPVEIIGNIMEISNLLNKKSSTDKETQAENDTAETHITKKEISLPILCNDSNGNAMMTPDKQASKLAQGSPAIARIAPQRAQISSPNLRTRPPPRRESSLGFQLPKPPEPPSVEVEYYTIAEFQSCISDGISFRGGQKAEVIEKNSGGWWYVQIGEKEGWAPASYIDKRKKPNLNRRTSTLTRPKVPPPAPPSKPKDSEEGTTPGTVSSGDTQDSPHKLKYEEPEYDVPAFGFDSECEVSESHHEESTLEKRLFQPLKPSSVSTLQKAKFKVGESSEDVAHEEETIYENEGFRRYVEEALSNKESSGDSDSQKSSSLSLIRKNSPCLSSPKSPLVKLKTEKNIQPDLGKCHYSRSEETKPRSASDVGLRSIPRTGMKKEPGQSPSIRAKPIVRPKPFLNKADSQSQEKMDISTLRRQLRPTGQLRGGLKGSRSEESESPPRTASENQDDPVRRGSADIITAPSRGIFCSSHPAKTEQENDSRCFYVTTDSYQKVQDSEICFPAGVEVEVLEKQASGWWYLKYGDVEGWAPSHYLAVPDNQQEPTSAETDASFARNRKNENKSNSLEKIEKRVQALNTINQSKRATPPIPSKPPGGFSKPSGAVKMRNGVRQLAVRPQSVFVSPPPKENNLSCSLRRNESLTATDHLRTVRRNSSFSNAWSQPGDVKGKQPERSGTEGSEATSNLPTQRNGIPVSTVRPKPIEKSQFIHNNLKDIYVSIADYEGDEETAGFQEGVCMEVLERNPNGWWYCQIMSGVKPFKGWVPSNYLEKKN
- the SH3PXD2A gene encoding SH3 and PX domain-containing protein 2A isoform X2, giving the protein MPCSPHLLFKGGSVQDEPLSIWVEIWKSPILSPPFPALTMSICCCLFFRDYGSSKRKSVWMSSLSETPKKSVASGADASSEPMILEQYVVVSNYEKQENSEISLQAGEVVDVIEKNESGWWFVSTAEEQGWVPATYLESQNGTRDDSDINTSKLGEEEKYVTIQPYASQGKDEIGFEKGVTVEVIQKNLEGWWYIRYLGKEGWAPASYLRKAKDDLPSRKKNLTGPVEIIGNIMEISNLLNKKSSTDKETQAENDTAETHITKKEISLPILCNDSNGNAMMTPDKQASKLAQGSPAIARIAPQRAQISSPNLRTRPPPRRESSLGFQLPKPPEPPSVEVEYYTIAEFQSCISDGISFRGGQKAEVIEKNSGGWWYVQIGEKEGWAPASYIDKRKKPNLNRRTSTLTRPKVPPPAPPSKPKDSEEGTTPGTVSSGDTQDSPHKLKYEEPEYDVPAFGFDSECEVSESHHEESTLEKRLFQPLKPSSVSTLQKAKFKVGESSEDVAHEEETIYENEGFRRYVEEALSNKESSGDSDSQKSSSLSLIRKNSPCLSSPKSPLVKLKTEKNIQPDLGKCHYSRSEETKPRSASDVGLRSIPRTGMKKEPGQSPSIRAKPIVRPKPFLNKADSQSQEKMDISTLRRQLRPTGQLRGGLKGSRSEESESPPRTASENQDDPVRRGSADIITAPSRGIFCSSHPAKTEQENDSRCFYVTTDSYQKVQDSEICFPAGVEVEVLEKQASGWWYLKYGDVEGWAPSHYLAVPDNQQEPTSAETDASFARNRKNENKSNSLEKIEKRVQALNTINQSKRATPPIPSKPPGGFSKPSGAVKMRNGVRQLAVRPQSVFVSPPPKENNLSCSLRRNESLTATDHLRTVRRNSSFSNAWSQPGDVKGKQPERSGTEGSEATSNLPTQRNGIPVSTVRPKPIEKSQFIHNNLKDIYVSIADYEGDEETAGFQEGVCMEVLERNPNGWWYCQIMSGVKPFKGWVPSNYLEKKN
- the SH3PXD2A gene encoding SH3 and PX domain-containing protein 2A isoform X4 — protein: MLSYSVLDANVVDVEKRRNPSKHYVYIINVTWSDLTSQVIYRRYSKFFDLQMQLLDKFPIEGGQKDPKQRIIPFLPGKILFRRSHVRDVAVKRLKPIDEYCRALVRLPPHISQCDEVFRFFEARPEDLNPPKEDYGSSKRKSVWMSSLSETPKKSVASGADASSEPMILEQYVVVSNYEKQENSEISLQAGEVVDVIEKNESGWWFVSTAEEQGWVPATYLESQNGTRDDSDINTSKLGEVSKRRKAHLRRLDRRWTLGGIVNRQQSREEKYVTIQPYASQGKDEIGFEKGVTVEVIQKNLEGWWYIRYLGKEGWAPASYLRKAKDDLPSRKKNLTGPVEIIGNIMEISNLLNKKSSTDKETQAENDTAETHITKKEISLPILCNDSNGNAMMTPDKQASKLAQGSPAIARIAPQRAQISSPNLRTRPPPRRESSLGFQLPKPPEPPSVEVEYYTIAEFQSCISDGISFRGGQKAEVIEKNSGGWWYVQIGEKEGWAPASYIDKRKKPNLNRRTSTLTRPKVPPPAPPSKPKDSEEGTTPGTVSSGDTQDSPHKLKYEEPEYDVPAFGFDSECEVSESHHEESTLEKRLFQPLKPSSVSTLQKAKFKVGESSEDVAHEEETIYENEGFRRYVEEALSNKESSGDSDSQKSSSLSLIRKNSPCLSSPKSPLVKLKTEKNIQPDLGKCHYSRSEETKPRSASDVGLRSIPRTGMKKEPGQSPSIRAKPIVRPKPFLNKADSQSQEKMDISTLRRQLRPTGQLRGGLKGSRSEESESPPRTASENQDDPVRRGSADIITAPSRGIFCSSHPAKTEQENDSRCFYVTTDSYQKVQDSEICFPAGVEVEVLEKQASGWWYLKYGDVEGWAPSHYLAVPDNQQEPTSAETDASFARNRKNENKSNSLEKIEKRVQALNTINQSKRATPPIPSKPPGGFSKPSGAVKMRNGVRQLAVRPQSVFVSPPPKENNLSCSLRRNESLTATDHLRTVRRNSSFSNAWSQPGDVKGKQPERSGTEGSEATSNLPTQRNGIPVSTVRPKPIEKSQFIHNNLKDIYVSIADYEGDEETAGFQEGVCMEVLERNPNGWWYCQIMSGVKPFKGWVPSNYLEKKN
- the SH3PXD2A gene encoding SH3 and PX domain-containing protein 2A isoform X1; translation: MPCSPHLLFKGGSVQDEPLSIWVEIWKSPILSPPFPALTMSICCCLFFRDYGSSKRKSGADASSEPMILEQYVVVSNYEKQENSEISLQAGEVVDVIEKNESGWWFVSTAEEQGWVPATYLESQNGTRDDSDINTSKLGEVSKRRKAHLRRLDRRWTLGGIVNRQQSREEKYVTIQPYASQGKDEIGFEKGVTVEVIQKNLEGWWYIRYLGKEGWAPASYLRKAKDDLPSRKKNLTGPVEIIGNIMEISNLLNKKSSTDKETQAENDTAETHITKKEISLPILCNDSNGNAMMTPDKQASKLAQGSPAIARIAPQRAQISSPNLRTRPPPRRESSLGFQLPKPPEPPSVEVEYYTIAEFQSCISDGISFRGGQKAEVIEKNSGGWWYVQIGEKEGWAPASYIDKRKKPNLNRRTSTLTRPKVPPPAPPSKPKDSEEGTTPGTVSSGDTQDSPHKLKYEEPEYDVPAFGFDSECEVSESHHEESTLEKRLFQPLKPSSVSTLQKAKFKVGESSEDVAHEEETIYENEGFRRYVEEALSNKESSGDSDSQKSSSLSLIRKNSPCLSSPKSPLVKLKTEKNIQPDLGKCHYSRSEETKPRSASDVGLRSIPRTGMKKEPGQSPSIRAKPIVRPKPFLNKADSQSQEKMDISTLRRQLRPTGQLRGGLKGSRSEESESPPRTASENQDDPVRRGSADIITAPSRGIFCSSHPAKTEQENDSRCFYVTTDSYQKVQDSEICFPAGVEVEVLEKQASGWWYLKYGDVEGWAPSHYLAVPDNQQEPTSAETDASFARNRKNENKSNSLEKIEKRVQALNTINQSKRATPPIPSKPPGGFSKPSGAVKMRNGVRQLAVRPQSVFVSPPPKENNLSCSLRRNESLTATDHLRTVRRNSSFSNAWSQPGDVKGKQPERSGTEGSEATSNLPTQRNGIPVSTVRPKPIEKSQFIHNNLKDIYVSIADYEGDEETAGFQEGVCMEVLERNPNGWWYCQIMSGVKPFKGWVPSNYLEKKN